One region of Ignavibacteria bacterium genomic DNA includes:
- a CDS encoding PAS domain S-box protein produces MSRIPKSDVEILSDLFNNIPIGVYMTTPGGKILKANKALMQMMGYDSYEDFLRLDLEDEASLNHGYSRKQFRELLEKNGEVIGLENSWRKENGELIYIRENARIIRDDDGSIVYQGTVEDITERKNLEMNLLEKEVRFRTSIENMLDCFAIFEPVRNESGLITDFIFEYVNEAACRFSGNSRSELINSRLFTKFPDSKSSGLFMNYCSVADSGRPFMKDSFPIGNPAEGRAIRYFDVRIVRLGSGIAVTWREVTEKIQAENSLRQSESRYRTLASNFPNGAVVLFDHDFRYLLAEGKEIENAGFSRDKLLGKTMSETFSPRVCAILNAPYSAAIRGETSMFELDGIAGDCYLVYTVPIKDDLGVVVAGMAMFQNITHMKNIEKELKEINASKDKFFSIISHDLKSPFSSLLGFSEFLASDFEQLSPEEVKTFAQNIYKSAKSVFDLLENLLQWSRLQTGGMEYSPVRFNLEELIDDIYNIYEISAIRKKIRLNINTSGPVEVYADKNMIETVLRNLVSNAIKFTGAGGEVEIKVEKSDLKALVSVKDSGVGISPENQKKLFEIGEKLSTPGTDRERGTGLGLIISKEFIDKNNGILNVKSDPDKGSCFSFALPEFRREIELKF; encoded by the coding sequence ATGAGCAGAATCCCCAAATCTGATGTTGAAATCTTAAGCGACCTGTTTAATAATATTCCTATCGGGGTGTATATGACTACACCGGGCGGGAAAATATTAAAAGCAAATAAAGCCCTTATGCAGATGATGGGATATGATTCTTATGAGGACTTTTTAAGATTGGATCTGGAGGATGAAGCGTCTCTTAATCACGGCTATTCGAGGAAACAGTTCCGCGAACTCCTGGAGAAAAATGGGGAAGTGATCGGGCTGGAAAATTCCTGGCGCAAAGAAAACGGCGAACTCATCTATATACGCGAAAATGCCCGGATCATTAGGGACGATGATGGCAGTATTGTTTATCAGGGTACTGTTGAAGATATAACAGAACGCAAAAACCTTGAAATGAATCTTTTGGAAAAAGAGGTCCGTTTCCGTACTTCAATTGAGAACATGCTGGACTGTTTTGCCATTTTCGAGCCTGTAAGAAATGAAAGCGGCTTAATTACAGACTTTATATTTGAGTACGTGAACGAGGCAGCATGCCGCTTCAGCGGAAATTCACGCAGTGAACTTATCAATAGCAGGCTTTTTACAAAATTCCCTGACAGCAAATCTTCAGGCCTTTTTATGAATTACTGCAGCGTGGCCGATTCCGGCAGGCCTTTTATGAAGGATTCCTTTCCTATCGGAAACCCTGCTGAAGGCAGAGCAATCAGGTATTTTGATGTCAGAATAGTCAGACTTGGCTCCGGGATTGCTGTAACCTGGCGTGAGGTGACAGAGAAAATACAGGCTGAGAACAGCCTCCGTCAAAGTGAATCACGCTACAGAACGCTGGCCAGCAACTTCCCGAACGGTGCCGTAGTACTTTTTGACCACGACTTCCGCTACCTCCTTGCTGAGGGAAAAGAAATTGAAAATGCCGGATTTTCGAGGGATAAGCTTCTGGGCAAAACAATGTCTGAAACCTTCAGCCCCAGGGTTTGTGCCATACTTAATGCCCCTTATAGTGCAGCCATAAGGGGTGAAACAAGCATGTTTGAACTGGATGGAATTGCAGGGGACTGCTATCTGGTTTATACTGTCCCGATCAAAGATGATTTGGGTGTGGTTGTGGCAGGTATGGCTATGTTTCAGAATATTACACACATGAAAAACATTGAAAAAGAGCTCAAGGAGATAAACGCCAGCAAGGATAAGTTCTTTTCCATTATATCACACGATCTTAAAAGCCCCTTTAGTTCGCTTCTTGGATTTTCGGAATTCCTGGCCAGCGATTTTGAACAGCTTTCCCCTGAGGAGGTTAAAACATTTGCGCAGAATATTTATAAATCGGCCAAAAGCGTTTTTGACCTGCTGGAAAACCTCCTCCAGTGGTCCAGATTGCAGACGGGCGGCATGGAGTATTCACCCGTAAGATTTAATCTTGAAGAACTGATTGACGACATATATAATATTTACGAAATAAGCGCTATTAGAAAAAAAATCAGGCTTAACATTAATACTTCGGGGCCAGTTGAGGTCTATGCCGATAAGAATATGATTGAAACTGTTTTAAGGAACTTAGTCTCAAACGCTATAAAGTTTACAGGGGCAGGCGGTGAAGTGGAAATTAAAGTTGAAAAGTCGGACCTTAAAGCCCTGGTTTCCGTAAAAGACAGCGGTGTGGGAATAAGCCCTGAAAACCAGAAGAAGCTTTTTGAAATCGGAGAAAAACTTTCCACTCCCGGCACCGACAGGGAAAGGGGAACTGGCCTTGGACTTATAATCAGTAAAGAGTTTATAGATAAAAATAATGGCATTCTGAATGTAAAAAGCGACCCGGATAAGGGCTCCTGCTTTAGTTTTGCCCTACCCGAATTCCGCCGGGAAATAGAACTTAAATTCTGA
- a CDS encoding MCE family protein produces MSNEKNISLRVGFTVLAGLIVLFIFAILVGTNEFLFSRTYTLYIKLSNTAGLVAGAPVTLAGYKVGDVRAVEFVVMNNQPVIRVNLRIKTEYKEQIRSDSKVRITSIGILGDKFVDVSLGNPGARSVPEGSFLEVEPTFSLDNLAKNITPNIEKFNSIIDNIKSVTDSISKGKGTLGELINNRSAIAGINDAIKRIDLALIALENKKGSLGRLLHDSTLYNGLSSTALNLKKLTEGLNRGKGTLGKMIASDSLYSSLVNSSGQLNRFISKAQNDSTVFGGLVGDKKLYRDINLLIQELNSLISDIKTHPEKYVKVSVF; encoded by the coding sequence ATGAGTAATGAAAAAAACATCAGCTTAAGGGTCGGATTTACTGTACTGGCGGGACTCATAGTGCTTTTTATTTTTGCAATTCTGGTCGGCACCAATGAGTTTCTCTTTTCCAGAACATATACTCTTTATATTAAACTTAGTAATACTGCGGGGCTTGTAGCCGGGGCACCGGTTACTTTGGCAGGTTATAAAGTAGGGGATGTAAGGGCAGTTGAGTTCGTTGTAATGAATAATCAGCCTGTTATACGCGTAAACCTGAGAATTAAAACTGAATACAAAGAACAGATCCGTTCAGATTCAAAAGTAAGAATTACCAGCATTGGAATTTTAGGCGATAAATTTGTTGATGTTTCTCTGGGAAATCCCGGCGCCAGGTCAGTTCCCGAAGGCTCTTTCCTCGAAGTAGAACCAACCTTTTCACTGGACAATCTGGCTAAGAACATTACCCCCAATATTGAAAAGTTTAATTCAATTATTGACAATATTAAATCGGTAACTGATTCAATTTCAAAAGGAAAGGGGACACTTGGCGAACTGATAAATAACCGTTCTGCAATTGCCGGAATAAATGATGCAATAAAAAGAATAGATCTTGCACTTATCGCTCTTGAAAATAAAAAGGGATCTTTAGGCAGGCTGCTTCATGATTCAACACTCTACAATGGCCTTTCTTCAACGGCACTTAACCTGAAAAAGCTCACCGAGGGGTTAAACCGCGGGAAGGGCACGCTGGGAAAAATGATTGCAAGCGACTCTCTTTATAGCAGCCTTGTAAATTCCTCAGGACAGTTAAACCGTTTCATCAGCAAAGCCCAGAACGACAGTACGGTTTTTGGCGGGCTGGTGGGAGACAAAAAACTGTACCGCGATATAAACCTCCTGATCCAGGAACTCAACTCGCTCATCTCGGACATTAAAACTCACCCGGAAAAGTATGTTAAAGTATCAGTATTTTAG
- a CDS encoding T9SS type A sorting domain-containing protein: MKFFRILYLFFIFPCLISAQADQWINYYANSSTACQVSEGNYIWVGTPEYLARFNTMTCRMEIIKSGIAVSAIAVDLNGTKWIGTKEGLLTFDGKSWNSISGPKSGLSFGQVLAIAVEAKGNKWFGTAEHGLFKFDGLNWTNYTTSNSKIPGDYVCSIVIDRKGNKWLATTYGLAKFNDSTWTNYNTLNSGLRYDFMETVAIDSMGNKWAGSYLEGLSKFDDSTWTVSTHENSPLPMLSVMAVSIGPDGTIWVGHNQGIAAYKDSAWSFFNSSNTDSKFNFCKSITFDKNGNAYFGHPGGITKFDGKTWKDFYFTSTGLPWNAISAVAADDKGIKWLGYEYDDLYKFDGQSFTDCKSTTPHVGYFPINNLMTDSLGNVWLCGPGIVKYDGQTYTQLNVTLPNGGISSMAFDLNGDQWIGTAGGVVKYASGRSTIYSPQNSLLPDYQVTAIAVDHDGNKWFGTMKGALTKYDGKTWTWYDKYNSELKSDAVASIAIEKNGTKWIGTFDQGLAKFDDTSWTIYNTSNSGLPENLIRVIEIDPQGNKWIGTGKNGLVKFDGTNWKAYNIFNSGIAGNSINSIDIDKLGNMWIATETGLSAFNEAGVNLTDIKPHKQVVTGHFSLEQNYPNPFNPSTKISYTIPEGKFVRLKIYDMLGKEISTLVDEYKEAGSYTLQFNASLLPSGVYIYRIQAGEFNYSRKLMLLK; encoded by the coding sequence ATGAAATTTTTCAGGATTCTCTATCTTTTTTTCATATTCCCCTGCCTTATTTCGGCGCAGGCGGATCAGTGGATCAATTACTACGCAAATTCCTCAACGGCCTGCCAAGTCTCGGAAGGTAACTATATCTGGGTCGGTACGCCGGAATACCTAGCCAGGTTCAATACAATGACATGTAGAATGGAAATTATAAAAAGCGGCATTGCCGTTTCTGCAATTGCTGTTGACTTAAACGGTACAAAATGGATTGGGACAAAAGAAGGCCTGCTTACCTTTGACGGAAAGTCATGGAATAGCATATCAGGTCCAAAATCCGGATTATCCTTTGGTCAGGTGCTGGCAATTGCCGTAGAGGCAAAAGGAAATAAATGGTTTGGGACAGCTGAACATGGTCTATTTAAGTTCGATGGATTAAACTGGACAAATTACACCACTTCAAATTCAAAGATTCCAGGCGATTATGTCTGTTCAATTGTTATCGACCGTAAGGGAAATAAATGGCTGGCAACTACTTACGGCCTTGCAAAATTCAATGATTCGACGTGGACAAATTATAACACTTTAAATTCCGGCCTGAGATACGATTTTATGGAGACTGTAGCAATTGACTCCATGGGAAACAAATGGGCAGGATCATATCTCGAGGGACTTTCCAAGTTTGACGACTCCACGTGGACCGTTTCAACTCATGAGAACTCGCCTTTGCCCATGCTTTCTGTTATGGCTGTATCAATCGGCCCGGACGGAACTATTTGGGTTGGCCATAACCAAGGAATTGCGGCATACAAAGATTCAGCCTGGAGTTTCTTTAACAGTTCCAACACAGATTCCAAATTCAACTTCTGTAAATCAATTACATTTGATAAAAACGGGAATGCGTACTTCGGGCACCCCGGCGGAATAACAAAATTTGACGGAAAGACGTGGAAGGACTTTTATTTTACCAGCACTGGACTCCCCTGGAACGCTATAAGTGCAGTTGCAGCTGACGATAAGGGAATTAAATGGCTGGGATATGAGTATGACGATCTTTATAAGTTCGATGGACAGTCTTTTACGGATTGCAAAAGTACTACTCCACATGTGGGTTACTTTCCAATAAATAATTTAATGACAGATTCTCTGGGGAACGTGTGGCTTTGTGGGCCGGGTATCGTTAAATATGACGGACAAACATATACACAGCTGAATGTAACTTTACCCAATGGTGGAATTTCTTCAATGGCATTTGACCTAAATGGGGACCAATGGATTGGGACAGCAGGCGGAGTTGTAAAATATGCTTCAGGCAGATCGACTATCTATTCTCCCCAGAATTCCCTCTTGCCCGATTATCAGGTAACTGCCATTGCTGTAGACCACGACGGCAATAAGTGGTTTGGCACGATGAAAGGCGCTCTTACAAAGTATGACGGTAAGACCTGGACCTGGTATGATAAATATAATTCAGAACTTAAAAGCGATGCTGTTGCTTCCATTGCAATTGAGAAAAATGGCACTAAATGGATCGGCACATTTGACCAGGGGCTTGCAAAGTTCGATGATACATCATGGACAATCTACAACACGTCAAATTCCGGACTGCCGGAAAACTTAATCAGAGTAATTGAAATTGACCCGCAGGGCAACAAATGGATCGGCACCGGTAAAAATGGGCTCGTAAAATTTGACGGTACAAACTGGAAGGCTTATAATATCTTTAACTCCGGAATTGCGGGTAATTCCATAAATTCAATTGACATTGATAAGCTTGGCAACATGTGGATTGCAACTGAAACCGGGTTATCGGCTTTCAATGAGGCTGGAGTTAATCTGACGGATATAAAGCCTCATAAGCAGGTAGTTACGGGTCATTTTTCATTGGAGCAGAATTACCCGAACCCATTTAACCCTTCGACCAAAATATCGTATACTATTCCTGAAGGGAAATTTGTAAGGCTAAAGATTTACGATATGCTGGGCAAAGAAATCTCAACTCTTGTAGATGAATATAAAGAAGCAGGAAGCTACACTCTTCAGTTTAATGCTTCGCTTCTTCCGAGCGGAGTATACATATATAGAATTCAGGCTGGAGAATTCAATTACTCCAGAAAACTGATGCTCTTGAAGTAG
- a CDS encoding PAS domain S-box protein, with protein sequence MKHKAYFFTILFNVLFIIAVFLVDINASFGHSIWLLYIIPLLVLSAQDITVVYVISVAAADTVFILIKSLLTFNPYDPGSILFNVSLYLITIWTIAYLQIQRKKANSRLKESEILFRSTFEQSYIGTGHIGENLRYLRLNRQYCDILGYTHEELYARTFYDITYAEDLEKELPFFHQLQSGEIELYSIEKRFVLKNGSLLWCFNTKSRAYDSEGNFKFYITTIEDISVRKNYEEALRQSEERFRRAIEDSPIPIMIHAEDGEITLVNEAWTELSGYSREDIPTIPDWTKKAYGSKNYEVESFIKSLYNLKGKNVDLELKVRTRFGKQLIWQFYSAPLGNLPDGRRLVISMAMDITNRRIIEENLRQSEESFRLLADSLPQIIWSTDSDGWHTYYNQKWTEFTGLSLEESQGWKWLDLIHQEDQQRTKEIWLYALSSGKDYEIEHRLRRKDDTYCWFLTRSVPMKEGDGIIKWFGSSTNINEQKIIQQELQQALSKLRESETNLLNAQSLAHMGSFYIDALNNKVEWSEEVYRIFEMDPGQPALSINDWMEHLYPGDRATVLKAIDDAVKEQNAMTAEYRIFTARNRIRHVATISQPVYDSSGNLLKVYGTILDITERKLAQTRLEKTLKELERSNVELEQFAYVASHDLQEPLRMMHSYAELLEKRYEGKLDESADDFLYFITGGAKRMQQLINDLLQYSRVTTRGKPFEPVDCMEVMSNVLDNLQISIEESGARITFDSLPVIRGDETQLVQLFQNLLSNSIKFCDKKTPEIHIGLEEKDNEWIFSVKDNGIGIDPEFYDRVFIIFQRLHDRDKYPGTGIGLAVCKKIVERHQGRIWVESERGKGTTFYFTMPKK encoded by the coding sequence ATGAAACACAAAGCTTACTTTTTTACAATATTATTTAATGTATTGTTCATTATTGCAGTATTTCTCGTAGACATTAATGCTTCTTTTGGACACAGCATCTGGCTTTTGTACATAATCCCCCTTCTGGTACTTTCGGCGCAGGATATTACAGTAGTTTATGTAATTTCAGTAGCTGCGGCAGATACTGTTTTTATACTTATAAAGTCTCTGCTTACCTTTAATCCGTATGATCCAGGCTCTATTCTCTTTAATGTATCCCTTTATCTTATAACGATCTGGACAATAGCCTATCTGCAGATTCAGAGAAAGAAGGCAAATTCCAGGCTAAAAGAAAGCGAGATCCTCTTTAGGAGCACTTTTGAACAGTCTTATATTGGAACCGGGCATATTGGGGAAAACCTCAGGTATTTACGGCTGAACCGCCAGTATTGCGATATACTTGGCTATACTCACGAAGAGCTTTACGCCCGGACATTTTATGATATCACCTACGCTGAGGATCTGGAAAAAGAACTCCCCTTCTTTCACCAGCTGCAGTCCGGGGAAATTGAATTATATTCCATTGAAAAAAGATTTGTTCTTAAGAACGGGAGCCTCCTCTGGTGCTTTAATACAAAATCAAGAGCGTACGATTCCGAAGGGAATTTCAAATTTTATATCACTACAATTGAGGATATATCTGTCCGCAAAAACTATGAGGAGGCTCTCAGGCAAAGCGAGGAGCGATTCAGACGTGCAATTGAGGATTCCCCGATTCCCATAATGATACATGCTGAGGACGGTGAGATAACGCTTGTAAATGAAGCCTGGACGGAGTTAAGCGGCTACAGTCGGGAAGATATTCCTACAATCCCAGATTGGACGAAAAAAGCATACGGGAGCAAAAATTATGAGGTAGAAAGCTTCATTAAAAGCTTATATAACCTTAAAGGTAAAAATGTCGACCTGGAACTGAAGGTCAGAACACGCTTCGGAAAGCAGCTCATATGGCAGTTCTACTCCGCCCCGCTTGGAAACCTGCCCGACGGCAGGCGTCTTGTTATCAGCATGGCAATGGATATTACAAACCGCAGGATAATTGAAGAAAACCTGCGCCAGAGTGAGGAAAGCTTCCGCCTTCTGGCAGACAGCCTGCCGCAGATAATCTGGTCAACAGATTCTGATGGATGGCATACATATTACAACCAAAAGTGGACGGAATTTACAGGACTGAGCCTGGAAGAAAGCCAGGGGTGGAAATGGCTTGATCTGATCCACCAGGAGGATCAGCAAAGGACCAAAGAGATATGGCTTTACGCGCTTTCAAGCGGGAAAGATTACGAAATTGAACACAGGCTGCGCAGGAAAGACGATACATACTGCTGGTTTTTAACCCGCAGCGTTCCAATGAAGGAAGGAGACGGAATCATAAAATGGTTCGGCAGTTCAACAAACATTAATGAGCAAAAAATTATACAGCAGGAGCTTCAGCAAGCATTGTCCAAATTAAGGGAAAGCGAAACAAACCTTCTGAATGCACAGAGCCTCGCCCATATGGGAAGCTTTTATATTGATGCCCTTAACAATAAAGTGGAGTGGTCTGAAGAAGTCTACAGGATATTTGAAATGGATCCCGGACAGCCGGCACTTTCAATTAATGACTGGATGGAGCACCTTTACCCCGGCGACCGGGCAACTGTTCTAAAAGCAATTGATGATGCAGTTAAAGAACAGAATGCCATGACTGCTGAATACAGGATTTTTACGGCAAGAAACAGAATAAGGCATGTTGCAACAATAAGCCAGCCAGTTTATGACAGCTCCGGCAACCTGTTGAAGGTATATGGTACTATTTTAGATATTACCGAGAGGAAGCTGGCTCAGACAAGACTCGAAAAAACGCTTAAAGAGCTTGAAAGGTCGAATGTTGAGCTCGAACAGTTCGCCTACGTTGCCTCACATGACCTTCAGGAGCCGCTGCGCATGATGCACAGTTACGCCGAGCTCCTAGAAAAACGATACGAGGGGAAGCTGGATGAAAGTGCAGATGATTTCCTATATTTCATTACAGGGGGAGCAAAACGCATGCAGCAGCTGATAAACGACCTCCTGCAGTATTCACGAGTTACAACAAGAGGAAAGCCATTTGAACCTGTTGACTGTATGGAGGTAATGTCAAACGTGTTGGACAACCTTCAGATCAGCATTGAAGAATCGGGCGCCCGTATTACCTTTGACAGCCTCCCGGTTATACGGGGCGATGAAACACAACTCGTTCAGCTTTTCCAGAACCTCTTAAGCAATTCAATCAAATTCTGCGACAAAAAAACACCGGAAATTCATATTGGCCTTGAAGAAAAAGACAACGAATGGATTTTCTCTGTGAAAGATAATGGAATAGGAATTGACCCGGAATTTTATGACCGGGTTTTTATTATCTTCCAGCGCCTGCACGACAGGGATAAATATCCGGGAACAGGAATAGGGCTTGCTGTATGTAAGAAGATTGTAGAAAGGCACCAGGGAAGGATCTGGGTGGAATCTGAGAGGGGAAAAGGCACGACATTTTATTTTACCATGCCCAAAAAGTAA
- a CDS encoding ATP-binding cassette domain-containing protein, whose amino-acid sequence MIELKNIFLNLNGKTILEDVSLEVEHGQTHVILGPSGAGKSTILKVILGLVKIDGGEVVIDGKEISSLPEKEAIAARRQMGVVFQGNALFDSLSVRDNTAYFLKDSNMFSKKEIDEKVERVLSFVNLDGTEDLYPDQLSGGMKKRLAVARALVSTPKIILYDEPTTGLDPINSKAVLHLIQRLKGTGTTSVVVTHIINDAIMLGDTLTIIENGKIIESGTIKKILQSENKFVKDFFYEVFQDSSVLNEIETRKQ is encoded by the coding sequence ATGATCGAACTGAAAAACATATTCCTCAACCTTAACGGCAAGACGATTCTCGAAGATGTTTCTCTGGAAGTTGAACACGGGCAGACACATGTTATTCTGGGGCCAAGCGGAGCCGGCAAGAGTACAATATTAAAGGTTATTCTGGGGCTTGTGAAAATTGATGGTGGGGAGGTGGTTATTGATGGAAAGGAAATTTCATCGCTTCCGGAAAAGGAGGCCATTGCAGCAAGACGCCAGATGGGCGTCGTCTTCCAGGGAAATGCACTCTTTGATTCCCTTAGTGTCAGGGATAATACCGCCTACTTCCTTAAGGACTCCAACATGTTTTCAAAAAAAGAAATTGATGAAAAAGTTGAACGGGTGCTCTCTTTCGTGAATCTGGACGGGACGGAGGATCTTTACCCTGATCAGCTAAGCGGGGGCATGAAAAAACGCCTCGCTGTTGCCCGCGCACTTGTGAGCACGCCCAAGATAATTCTTTATGATGAACCCACAACCGGTCTCGACCCGATAAACTCAAAAGCTGTACTGCACCTGATTCAGAGACTTAAAGGCACAGGTACAACTTCTGTTGTGGTAACGCATATAATAAATGATGCAATTATGCTCGGCGATACATTGACCATTATAGAAAATGGTAAAATTATTGAATCCGGGACAATTAAAAAAATTCTCCAGTCGGAAAATAAATTTGTTAAGGATTTCTTTTATGAGGTTTTCCAGGATTCTTCGGTATTAAATGAAATTGAAACCAGAAAACAATGA
- a CDS encoding response regulator transcription factor, translating to MPGDIRILVAEDHNIVRDGIIGLLENMAGLYVVGEAANGNDLVEKYSMLVPDVVISDISMPGMSGIDAVIEISKKYPDIKALFLSIHEGEEFIFHVLKAGGKGLLSKNIIKGELIYAIKVVAQGGKYFGSGYTEEKLKEILERNTPADPAAVFQFTDLSRREIEVLRLVCDGYSSFEIAEALEIGKKTVDTHRSSIMKKLGVENTSQLIKFAVKNRLVI from the coding sequence ATGCCGGGTGATATAAGGATACTGGTTGCCGAAGACCACAATATCGTCCGTGATGGAATAATTGGCCTGCTTGAAAACATGGCCGGACTATATGTGGTCGGCGAGGCGGCAAATGGAAATGATTTGGTTGAGAAGTACTCTATGCTTGTCCCTGACGTCGTAATCTCAGATATTTCAATGCCGGGTATGTCCGGCATTGACGCCGTGATTGAGATCAGTAAAAAGTATCCCGATATAAAGGCTCTTTTTCTCTCGATTCATGAAGGCGAGGAATTTATTTTCCACGTCCTGAAAGCCGGCGGGAAGGGGCTGCTGAGTAAAAATATTATTAAAGGCGAGCTCATCTATGCAATCAAAGTTGTAGCCCAGGGAGGAAAATACTTCGGGAGCGGATATACGGAAGAAAAGCTTAAGGAGATTCTTGAAAGGAATACACCTGCAGATCCGGCTGCTGTTTTCCAGTTTACAGATTTAAGCCGCAGGGAAATTGAAGTGCTGAGACTTGTCTGCGACGGCTACAGCAGCTTTGAAATTGCTGAAGCCCTGGAGATTGGAAAAAAAACTGTGGATACCCACCGCTCCAGTATCATGAAAAAGCTGGGTGTGGAAAACACCTCCCAATTGATCAAGTTTGCCGTTAAGAACAGGCTGGTGATCTGA
- a CDS encoding ABC transporter permease, producing MTEVTNTAKNSFTEKIKKLQEYSFLVADIFRLSPTAAQNRRTILSEMYLIGTQAVLLVLVGGLFTGIILAIETGHNLEKFGATFMISRTVSYGMIRELGPAITGLLLAARTGAKNTSEIGTMQLSEQIDALRAFGLNPVVKLVIPRVAAALIMFLPLTMIADMAGILGGMFITKMTFNIDLAYFWNTAINILAFRDIFVGTFKPIFFSFFISSISCFYGLITRGGTANLGKNAINSVVISSMVVILLDFIFTKVIWEIM from the coding sequence ATGACTGAGGTTACAAATACTGCTAAGAATTCTTTTACAGAAAAAATTAAAAAGCTCCAGGAGTACTCTTTCCTGGTTGCTGATATATTCAGGCTTTCTCCCACTGCAGCCCAAAACCGGAGGACGATTCTTTCTGAAATGTACCTCATTGGTACACAGGCGGTTCTGCTGGTTCTGGTCGGGGGACTATTCACTGGCATTATTCTCGCCATCGAGACAGGGCATAACCTTGAAAAGTTCGGCGCAACGTTTATGATCAGCCGCACTGTTTCATACGGTATGATAAGGGAATTGGGCCCTGCTATTACCGGACTTTTGCTTGCCGCTCGTACGGGAGCCAAAAACACCTCGGAAATAGGAACCATGCAGCTGAGTGAACAGATTGATGCCCTGAGAGCTTTTGGCCTGAACCCCGTGGTTAAACTTGTCATTCCAAGAGTGGCTGCCGCACTCATTATGTTTCTTCCTCTTACAATGATTGCAGATATGGCGGGGATCTTAGGAGGAATGTTTATTACAAAAATGACATTTAATATCGACCTGGCTTACTTCTGGAATACGGCAATTAACATCCTTGCCTTCAGGGATATATTTGTCGGGACCTTCAAACCTATTTTCTTTTCTTTCTTTATCTCAAGCATCAGCTGCTTCTATGGGCTTATAACAAGAGGGGGCACTGCAAACCTGGGGAAAAATGCTATTAATTCCGTCGTGATCTCTTCAATGGTGGTAATACTGCTTGACTTTATTTTCACCAAGGTTATCTGGGAAATTATGTGA
- a CDS encoding response regulator, with protein sequence MIEDSLGDGHYISQIIQEEEKIKITVEQTFRLSTGLDKLSKHKYDVILLDLSLPDSTGLATLTRLLQDAKNTPVVVMTGLEDEELALKAVKLGAQDYLIKYQIDCRTLVRSICYAIARQNTSKISAETCL encoded by the coding sequence ATGATCGAAGACAGCCTTGGCGACGGTCATTATATCAGCCAGATTATTCAGGAAGAGGAAAAGATTAAGATAACTGTTGAACAGACCTTCCGGCTTTCTACGGGACTGGATAAGCTGAGTAAGCATAAATATGATGTCATACTCCTTGACCTTTCACTGCCTGACAGTACAGGCCTGGCTACGCTTACACGACTTCTTCAGGATGCAAAGAATACACCGGTTGTTGTGATGACTGGTTTGGAAGACGAGGAACTGGCCCTGAAGGCAGTTAAGCTCGGTGCTCAGGATTACCTTATAAAATATCAGATCGACTGCCGTACACTGGTCCGCTCAATTTGTTATGCTATTGCAAGACAAAATACCTCGAAGATTTCAGCGGAGACCTGCCTCTGA